A portion of the Lolium rigidum isolate FL_2022 chromosome 1, APGP_CSIRO_Lrig_0.1, whole genome shotgun sequence genome contains these proteins:
- the LOC124691213 gene encoding survival of motor neuron-related-splicing factor 30-like, giving the protein MDDLSVEELASNLTTYKDQLREVRKLIKEKKDDNGISEYVDMEKELQEVITLTEELLATANQSESAQNDALDDPSQSHEKFAVGTKVQAVYSDDGEWYNATIEGLTPIGYYVTYDNWGNKEEVDPANVRPLEAADALGQAEKEAEATKMALKRKIEQAATSDYQIKTLPTKLKIDPNDPEDVKTAKRKKIHAFKSKARFEQLEFAQNKRQNAWQQFQTTKGKAKKVGFFSGRQKESIFKSPEDHRGKVGVTGSGKGLTDFQRREKHLHLKDGSGDTLDDEE; this is encoded by the exons ATGGACGATCTCAGCGTGGAGGAGCTCGCCTCCAATCTCACCACCTACAAGGACCAGCTCCGCGAG GTTAGGAAGCTTATCAAGGAGAAAAAGGATGATAATGGAATTTCTGAATATGTTGATATGGAAAAGGAGCTTCAAGAG GTTATTACATTGACTGAAGAGCTTTTGGCAACTGCGAATCAAAGTGAAAGTGCCCAGAACGAT GCACTGGATGATCCCTCGCAGTCCCATGAAAAGTTTGCAGTTGGTACCAAAGTGCAAGCTGTGTACAGTGATGATGGAGAGTG GTACAATGCAACAATTGAGGGTCTGACACCAATTGGCTATTATGTAACCTATGATAACTGGGGAAACAAGGAGGAG GTGGACCCTGCTAATGTCAGACCACTTGAAGCTGCTGATGCTTTGGGAcaagctgaaaaggaagctgaagcGACCAAAATGGCACTAAAGAGAAAAATTGAGCAAGCCGCAACATCTGACTATCAGATTAAAACCTTGCCCACCAAACTTAAGATTGATCCAAACGATCCTGAAGATGTG AAAACAGCGAAACGTAAGAAGATTCATGCTTTCAAGTCAAAAGCCCGCTTTGAGCAACTAGAATTTGCTCAGAATAAGCGGCAGAATGCATGGCAACAGTTTCAAACAACCAAAGGGAAAGCTAAAAAG GTTGGATTTTTTTCTGGCCGCCAAAAGGAGAGCATCTTCAAGTCACCGGAGGATCACAGAGGTAAGGTTGGTGTCACAGGTAGCGGGAAAGGCCTGACTGACTTCCAGAGGAGGGAGAAGCACCTGCATCTCAAGGATGGTTCTGGAGATACACTGGACGATGAGGAATAA